One Leuconostoc mesenteroides subsp. mesenteroides ATCC 8293 genomic window, CAGATTTGGGTGACTTCCTTGGAATCAAGGGAATTATGATGAAGACTGAAGCTGGTGAATTAACAGTTTTGGCTACAGAATTAACACATTTATCTAAGGCTCTTCGTCCAATGCCTGATAAGTTCCATGGTATTTCTGATGTTGAAACACGGTATCGTAAGCGTTACTTGGATTTGATTGCCAATGAAGATTCTTTCAAAAAGTTCCAAGAACGCTCACATATCATTTCTGCTATTCGTGCATATATGGATAGAAATGATTTCCTTGAGGTTGAAACGCCAATTTTGCAAACTGAAGCCGGTGGGGCTGCAGCCCGTCCATTTATCACACATCATAATGCTTTGAATATTGATATGTACATGCGTATCGCAACAGAATTGTACTTAAAGCGTTTGGTTGTGGGTGGCATGGAACGTGTATATGAAATTGGCCGTATTTTCCGTAATGAGGGTATGGATCCAAAGCACAATCCTGAGTTTACAACAATGGAGTCATATGCAGCTTATATGGACTTTACAGATGTTATGGACGAAACTGAAGGTATTTTCAAAGCTGCCGCTTCTGTCGTCTCAGATGACTTGAAAATTACTTATCAGGGAACTGAAATTGATCTTGGCACAAAGTTTGCGCGCAAACATCTAGTCGACTTGATTAAAGAACAAACTGGTATTGATTTTTGGCAGGAAATGTCCGTTGAAGAAGCACAAAAGTTGGCCGATGATAACCATGTAAAGTACGAAAAATACTGGGGTGTGGGTCATATTATCAATGCATTCTTCGAAGAATTTGTAGAGGATACTTTGGTACAGCCAACATTTGTTTATGGACATCCAGTTGAAGTGTCACCACTCGCTAAGAAAAATACTGATGATCCTCGTTTTACTGATCGTTTTGAATTGTTTATTATGGGTAGCGAGTATGCGAATGCCTTTACTGAGTTAAACGATCCTATTGACCAACGTGCACGTTTTGAGGCTCAAGCGGCTGAACGTGAGAATGGTAATGACGAAGCTGAAGGTATTGATGAAGACTTCATAGAAGCTTTGGAATATGGTATGCCACCTACAGGTGGACTTGGTGTTGGTATTGATCGTTTGGTCATGTTATTGACTGATTCTGACACAATTCGTGACGTTGTGTTGTTCCCAACAATGCGTCCAGAATAATAAATCATTGACAAGTCGTTACACAATTAGTTATAATAATATAGTTGTGTTAGCGACATCATTCCGACTTAGCTCAGTTGGTAGAGCACCTGACTGTTAATCAGGTTGTCGCCGGTTCGAGCCCGGCAGTCGGAGTTTTATGAGAAGCAAATCATCTTGATTTGCTTCTTTTTTATGTGATAAAC contains:
- the lysS gene encoding lysine--tRNA ligase, with the translated sequence MAEEKALNDQMLARRQKLATIVSDLHLDPFGKRFERTAKAQELHNLYDASSLEELENAKHEVVIAGRMVAKRGAGKVIFADFRDVSGKIQVYARRDDLADNYPIIKRADLGDFLGIKGIMMKTEAGELTVLATELTHLSKALRPMPDKFHGISDVETRYRKRYLDLIANEDSFKKFQERSHIISAIRAYMDRNDFLEVETPILQTEAGGAAARPFITHHNALNIDMYMRIATELYLKRLVVGGMERVYEIGRIFRNEGMDPKHNPEFTTMESYAAYMDFTDVMDETEGIFKAAASVVSDDLKITYQGTEIDLGTKFARKHLVDLIKEQTGIDFWQEMSVEEAQKLADDNHVKYEKYWGVGHIINAFFEEFVEDTLVQPTFVYGHPVEVSPLAKKNTDDPRFTDRFELFIMGSEYANAFTELNDPIDQRARFEAQAAERENGNDEAEGIDEDFIEALEYGMPPTGGLGVGIDRLVMLLTDSDTIRDVVLFPTMRPE